A section of the Amblyomma americanum isolate KBUSLIRL-KWMA chromosome 2, ASM5285725v1, whole genome shotgun sequence genome encodes:
- the LOC144120104 gene encoding uncharacterized protein LOC144120104: MKSADGGGICKDGTALYKEGYGQLSLKKKLMGSKVLPRGHVVAEEEPVMVGASPPALTTTTTSSETFLPRPKTVAKDIRSTHLSRAHSPRCSHKHRARVDVDAASGLQLGSWGLRIFLCVFALGFTLSASAVVLELSYRYARSSLRDGGPSGEHLVAHTAVVSADASAGSSGFRRTMSLRRDRLHGNRCGAVWYTYCARPRRSRFYYKRSEGLCTAATDDSAHVCAKSANRFATTSACRKTPPRGLTAAARGRCLVHAGGTT, encoded by the exons ATGAAGAGCGCAGATGGAGGGGGCATCTGCAAGGATGGAACAGCCCTTTACA AGGAAGGTTACGGGCAGCTGTCGTTGAAAAAGAAACTGATGGGGAGCAAGGTACTGCCACGCGGGCACGTGGTTGCAGAAGAAGAGCCGGTCATGGTGGGCGCcagtccccccgc gctaacaacaacaacaacatcatcgGAGACATTCCTACCGAGGCCCAAAACAGTCGCAAAGGACATTCGCTCGACGCACCTGTCCAGGGCGCATTCGCCGCGCTGCAGTCACAAACACCGGGCTCGCGTGGACGTCGACGCGGCCAGCGGCCTACAGCTGGGCTCGTGGGGCCTGAGAATTTTTCTCTGCGTCTTCGCTCTAGGCTTTACGCTGAGCGCCTCGGCGGTCGTCCTCGAGCTCTCCTATAGATACGCAAGGTCTTCCTTGCGTGACGGTGGTCCCAGCGGAGAGCACCTGGTGGCGCACACAGCGGTGGTCTCCGCGGATGCCAGCGCAGGGTCCTCGGGTTTCCGCCGCACAATGAGTTTGCGCCGAGACCGG CTTCACGGGAACCGCTGCGGCGCCGTGTGGTACACGTACTGCGCGCGGCCTCGCCGCTCCCGCTTCTACTACAAGCGCAGCGAGGGCCTCTGCACAGCGGCCACCGACGACAGCGCGCACGTGTGTGCCAAGAGTGCCAACCGGTTCGCCACCACGTCCGCCTGCCGAAAGACGCCACCAAGAGGGCTCACGGCTGCAGCCAGAGGGCGCTGTTTGGTGCATG